Genomic DNA from Chitinispirillales bacterium ANBcel5:
CTTAAAAATCTTGATGATCTGTTTTAATCACAGTAAGGTAATATCCTTATGAAGTCAGAAAAACTTGAGATACGCATTATTGAAAATGGCTTAAAAGCGAAAATAACATCGCTATGCACTAATATTTCTATTGATGAAATCAAAGAGGCGTTAAAGCAAAATGCAGTGGTAAATGGAGTACAGTGGGATCATATAGAGTTATCACTTCATAAGGCACAACAATTCGATGCTGCGATAGCTGATGTTATAGTCGCTGATTGCACTCCAGCATACCCCTATACTATACAGCTTGGAGATAAGTCTGAGCCAATATATGGTGAGCAGGTGCAGGTATTTTTAAATAACCTGTCTAATATTTTCTTTGCCTGTTCAGAAAACGACGAACGAATGCAAATTGAAGGTGGTATTTTTGTTAACTCTGATGAAAAGTTTTTAGAGTATAGTTATCCCGAAGAAATAAATAGCGTGTTAGGGAAAACTGCTTCTTTTTCACCCCAAAGGAATCTTTTTAATGGGTTTCATTCAATATATCAGAAGAAAAATAAAAACAAGGTATCCTTAATTGCTGAAAAGACTGGCTTTTTAGTTATAAATGAAAAAGATGAATTGATGATAATTGATCCTTGTGTGGTAAGTGCCAATAAGCTGGAGATGTACTTTTTGGTAATGCCTTTGATTTACGGTAGACAGCAGGTGTATGATAAGCTTTTCAGAACCAGTGGTAGTGGTGATCTTACCGAAAATGATCTGCACAATATGATGAAAACAAAACGGCTGCAAAAAGTATTGGTACGAAAAGGAACTCCTCCCAAAAAAGGCAAGGAAGGGCTAATAGATTTTAAAATAGATATGGAAGTTAAACCTGTGGTAAATGATAAAGGGCAAGTAAATTTCAGAGATATTTCAAGGTACACTGAAGTTAGTGAGGGAACTGTTATAGCACAAAAAAGGCCACCTGTGCAATCGGTCCCTGGTGTTGATGTTTTTGGAAAAGTAATCCCGGTTGAAAAAGTAGTAGAAATTGATCTGAAAGCAGGTGAAAATGTTAATACGGTTGAAGATGGAGATGAAATCCTTTTTGTCGCTTCTCAAACAGGTATCTTAAACTACAAAAATGACTCAATTAGTATATCACCTGAACTGGTATTAAGAGATGGAGTTAGTCTTGAAACAGGTAATATAAAATTTAGCAGAGATGTTCGTATTTCAAACAATGTGCAGTCTGGATTTACTGTTGAATGTGGTGGAGATTTGATCATCTATGACAGCATCGAAGATAATGTGCAAATAACCTGTCGAGGTAACTTAATTGTAAAAAAAGGCATTTTTGGTGAAAAAACAAAAGTACGTGTTTCAGGGGATGCAAAGGTCAGATTTATTCAAAATAGTAATATACGGGTAAAAGGGAATTTGGT
This window encodes:
- a CDS encoding FapA family protein, producing MKSEKLEIRIIENGLKAKITSLCTNISIDEIKEALKQNAVVNGVQWDHIELSLHKAQQFDAAIADVIVADCTPAYPYTIQLGDKSEPIYGEQVQVFLNNLSNIFFACSENDERMQIEGGIFVNSDEKFLEYSYPEEINSVLGKTASFSPQRNLFNGFHSIYQKKNKNKVSLIAEKTGFLVINEKDELMIIDPCVVSANKLEMYFLVMPLIYGRQQVYDKLFRTSGSGDLTENDLHNMMKTKRLQKVLVRKGTPPKKGKEGLIDFKIDMEVKPVVNDKGQVNFRDISRYTEVSEGTVIAQKRPPVQSVPGVDVFGKVIPVEKVVEIDLKAGENVNTVEDGDEILFVASQTGILNYKNDSISISPELVLRDGVSLETGNIKFSRDVRISNNVQSGFTVECGGDLIIYDSIEDNVQITCRGNLIVKKGIFGEKTKVRVSGDAKVRFIQNSNIRVKGNLVVEEFIYHSKVFCDKSITVKGHGIVSNEKGCVVGGQVASNGNIELHSLGSQAALSTVVCGSDPETVEKLEELNAFSNVLKKKVVGIQGKLGAAINSPRMKKNLKNLPEEKKKALKNELNELKKTLDLNNKTNESIERLKKVAFSSDPENLKVTIKRHLVPQVLININQKRRKVMNQCDRVNFLYKDGEIVMAPLSHE